A single window of Rhizophagus irregularis chromosome 28, complete sequence DNA harbors:
- a CDS encoding uncharacterized protein (SECRETED:cutsite_INA-FP; SECRETED:prob_0.8317); SECRETED:SignalP(1-28) → MNFEPEDDDLAGDETSEGKNVGIFEILKRWKSNWNSIGTKENIIEKTNFVRNVINGMIIRISDLKEEINENFGTTIDDIIIDDVDDKINENNVEVELNDIEIKVKDIKKNILQVIEKEIFKIKFENNKEQLNKLNEIKSKMRNIKDDMDYVQNIFNKIKKKEYFSVAIYLFSRRDGSFLEVKGRKKKRIITFRHLRIN, encoded by the coding sequence ATGAATTTTGAACCTGAAGATGATGATTTGGCTGGAGATGAAACTTCTGAAGGGAAGAATGTTggaatatttgaaattttaaaaagatggAAATCTAACTGGAATTCTATAGgtacaaaagaaaatataattgaaaagaCAAATTTTGTGAGAAATGTAATAAATGGAATGATAATTAGAATAAGTGATTTAAAAGAAgagataaatgaaaattttggtaCAACAAtagatgatataataattgatgatgttgatgataaaataaatgaaaataatgttgaagtagaattaaatgatatagaaattaaagtgaaagatattaaaaagaatatattacaagttatagaaaaagaaatttttaaaataaaatttgagaataataaagaacaattaaataaattaaatgagatAAAATCTAAAATGAGAAATATAAAAGATGATATGGATTAtgttcaaaatatatttaataagattaaaaaaaaggaatattttagcgttgctatttatttattttctagaAGAGATGGTTCATTTCTTGAAGTTAAAGgaaggaaaaagaaaagaattataacATTTAGACATTTAAGAATTAATTAG
- a CDS encoding uncharacterized protein (SECRETED:cutsite_INA-FP; SECRETED:prob_0.8317); SECRETED:SignalP(1-28), with the protein MSLQQKFNLVIISIIFITFFTFSHNINAFPINDVKEDNYSPTEDIFDFLFATSIPAAALLLYYKFKDYRQFQIIIGITDDLLALFTNFVIPSISLKINPKHNKCIMKDDINSSLIAAIIYYGICFSYRAIIIKQASFKNVKLEYTFILIGAIIIYYWQVTAKIFCLFKYKCLDYWYLINALYFILTIFGIIMSLNLLYYEKFLKSFRWVLLSLYLFNLFYICLFYAFINTIGPYITKLILFCVTYSLARLAMNFEPEDDDLAGDETSEGKNVGIFEILKRWKSNWNSIGTKENIIEKTNFVRNVINGMIIRISDLKEEINENFGTTIDDIIIDDVDDKINENNVEVELNDIEIKVKDIKKNILQVIEKEIFKIKFENNKEQLNKLNEIKSKMRNIKDDMDYVQNIFNKIKKKEYFSVAIYLFSRRDGSFLEVKGRKKKRIITFRHLRIN; encoded by the coding sequence ATGTCACTTCAACAAAAATTCAATCTtgttattatatcaattatcttcattacatttttcacattttcaCACAATATCAATGCGTTTCCAATAAATGATGTAAAAGAGGATAATTATTCACCAACAGaagatatatttgattttttatttgccaCCTCTATTCCAGCTGCAgcattattactttattataaatttaaagattatagacaatttcaaattataattggAATAACGGATGATTTATTAGCATTATTCACAAATTTCGTAATTCCTTCCATCTCATTAAAGATAAATCCTAAACATAATAAATGTATCATGAAAGATGATATTAACAGCTCTCTAATAGCTGCTATTATATATTATGGTATTTGTTTTTCATATCGAGCTATAATAATTAAGCAAGCATCatttaaaaatgtcaaattaGAATATACTTTCATTTTAATTGGTGcgattataatatattattggcAAGTAACCGCAAAgatattttgtttattcaaatataaatgTTTAGATTATTGGTATTTAATTAACGCcctttatttcatattaacaatttttggaataattatgtcgttaaatcttttatattatgaaaaatttcttaaatcatTTAGATGGGTATTATTAAGTCTTTACCTTTtcaacttattttatatttgtttattttacgCTTTCATAAATACTATTGGACCTTATATTACAAAACTTATTCTATTTTGCGTAACATATAGTTTGGCTCGTTTAGCAATGAATTTTGAACCTGAAGATGATGATTTGGCTGGAGATGAAACTTCTGAAGGGAAGAATGTTggaatatttgaaattttaaaaagatggAAATCTAACTGGAATTCTATAGgtacaaaagaaaatataattgaaaagaCAAATTTTGTGAGAAATGTAATAAATGGAATGATAATTAGAATAAGTGATTTAAAAGAAgagataaatgaaaattttggtaCAACAAtagatgatataataattgatgatgttgatgataaaataaatgaaaataatgttgaagtagaattaaatgatatagaaattaaagtgaaagatattaaaaagaatatattacaagttatagaaaaagaaatttttaaaataaaatttgagaataataaagaacaattaaataaattaaatgagatAAAATCTAAAATGAGAAATATAAAAGATGATATGGATTAtgttcaaaatatatttaataagattaaaaaaaaggaatattttagcgttgctatttatttattttctagaAGAGATGGTTCATTTCTTGAAGTTAAAGgaaggaaaaagaaaagaattataacATTTAGACATTTAAGAATTAATTAG
- a CDS encoding uncharacterized protein (SECRETED:cutsite_TEG-KI; SECRETED:prob_0.8779); SECRETED:SignalP(1-26) encodes MKPNPVYVLTISIIISLIAFISLTEGKIVKIENKLDKGTRAMVAALDYMSDGNYEWGELTIPDDVKTFNLVFGVAHSLKVDKWRGPFDNTQDICWHYHGHLNSWKVYPCGSQ; translated from the exons atgaAGCCCAACCCCGTTTACGTCTTAACCATTTCAATCATAATTAGTCTAATAGCTTTTATTTCGCTCACTGaag gCAAAATAGTCAAGATTGAAAACAAATTGGACAAAGGTACAAGGGCAATGGTTGCTGCCCTCGATTATATGAGTGATGGTAATTATGAATGGGGTGAATTGACTATACCTGATGATGTAAAAACTTTTAACCTTGTTTTTGGTGTTGCACACTCCCTTAAAGTAGATAAATGGCGCGGACCATTTGATAATACTCAGGATATCTGTTGGCACTATCATGGTCACCTTAATAGTTGGAAAGTATATCCTTGTGGtagtcaataa